In Bythopirellula goksoeyrii, a single window of DNA contains:
- a CDS encoding secondary thiamine-phosphate synthase enzyme YjbQ, translating into MPWFQKQVQLQAHKRGFHLITSELVEALPEISQIRMGMLNLFLQHTSAALSINENADPDVPFDLESSLSAIAPESFPYRHTCEGPDDMPAHVKSSLLGCSQLIPISEGQLCLGTWQGIYLCEHRNRAGRRRIVATLWGE; encoded by the coding sequence ATGCCGTGGTTCCAAAAACAGGTGCAACTCCAAGCCCACAAGCGAGGCTTCCACCTCATTACGTCTGAATTGGTGGAGGCTTTGCCCGAGATCAGCCAGATTCGCATGGGGATGCTCAATCTCTTCTTACAACACACATCGGCTGCCCTGTCGATCAATGAAAATGCCGACCCCGACGTCCCGTTCGACCTGGAAAGCAGCCTGTCGGCAATCGCTCCTGAATCGTTCCCCTATCGTCACACCTGCGAGGGCCCCGACGACATGCCGGCCCACGTGAAATCGTCGCTATTGGGCTGCTCCCAGCTGATCCCCATCTCCGAGGGCCAGCTCTGCCTGGGTACTTGGCAAGGCATCTACCTCTGCGAACATCGCAACCGGGCCGGGCGACGGCGGATCGTGGCAACCTTGTGGGGCGAATAA
- a CDS encoding RNA polymerase sigma factor: MEHCSELVERVRAGDLQAFGILYDRYGRLVRAICYDRLGNQADAEDLAQEVFLRAFHKLEQLQHADQFGSWLVEIARRMTIDWHRRNNAINNLKMEPFFDLHAKDTDDCQLSKLEDLHRAISRLPERERLAIHIFYLTEQPAPVAQKVLELSASGFYKLLERARENLAKQMTSKKGIRQ, translated from the coding sequence ATGGAACACTGTTCAGAACTGGTAGAGAGAGTCCGAGCGGGGGACTTACAAGCCTTTGGGATACTTTATGATCGGTACGGACGTCTCGTGCGGGCGATCTGCTATGACCGGTTGGGAAATCAAGCAGATGCCGAGGATTTGGCTCAAGAGGTTTTTCTGCGAGCTTTTCACAAATTGGAGCAGCTTCAACATGCCGACCAATTTGGTTCTTGGCTCGTCGAAATCGCGCGTCGCATGACCATCGATTGGCATAGAAGAAATAACGCCATAAACAATCTAAAGATGGAACCTTTTTTCGACCTGCACGCTAAAGATACAGATGATTGCCAACTTTCGAAACTCGAAGACCTCCATCGTGCCATCTCTCGACTTCCAGAACGCGAACGACTCGCAATTCACATTTTTTACCTGACTGAACAGCCCGCCCCAGTTGCACAGAAAGTACTCGAACTATCCGCTTCAGGTTTCTACAAACTGCTAGAGCGAGCGCGTGAGAATTTGGCCAAGCAAATGACCTCGAAAAAAGGGATAAGACAATGA
- a CDS encoding efflux RND transporter permease subunit — MTSPDQIDKPSFLARKTFGQPNYFLLALAAAFLIALLPRGARRAIESNTNKAEDWLPPNYSESIDLRWFRDHFVGEQFALVSWDDCTLGNTEKLDQLERKLIPGKEALAQAGPDSDLAKRSRWYKRVISGPAVLEELTTPPVSLGYGDAVKRLEGALVGPVKRDAEGNSLGNESRTTCLIVFLSEEATKDNKTMRAAIEKITEIATTECAISADSIHMGGPPVDNITIDVEGERTLIRLALLAGLVGFGLSYWCFRSVKITSIVFAIGVLSAGMSLAVVFYFGILEVMVTGSDRPRLGTVDAILMSMPAVVYVLGLSGAIHIVNYYRDARREQGLKGAAESAVRHGWWPCTLAAFTTAVGLGSLFTSDILPIKKFGLFTGISVLGTVVVLFTLLPVFLHRFPISDDLIKRQSGDHEHGHLPDWALRLFGIVIGRNVWTCCFWLVVMGIFAFGFTRIGTSVQLLKLLDQDTRLIHDYAWLEKNLGNLVPMEVVLTVPPEKIRTAEEHAEADGKQYRMTMLERLDLMREIQSRIEEFPEISRVMSVATFTPESTNTGIGGADRSADYAKNKSLEEHREQLLSGDYLRMERDKKTNEETGRELWRVSARVAALGDQDNDNGGIDYGEFVEDLKAAVDPVLVAYQQRDMIVEQLHEQGKQLDGSQVTILYRTPHGDPEPTPTAQESVLRSLLLKSGVQPKSGGKARAVSFYNLSEFDEHKNDADYVDRAIKALSNQDALILVSAGSDPTAKSFAKRGLPLIDVTDFDIDLSSAAVNVGNADEPRPIRSVYTGMVPLVYKTQRQLLISLNESIMWATVLIAVVMMFLLKSPMAGLISMIPNVFPIVIIFGALGWLGIKVDIGIMMTASVALGVAVDDTIHFLTWFRRGIKIGLGRVQAVMLAYDRCAMAMLQTTLIGGLGLAVFATSTFTPTQQFGYLMISMLGAALVGDLLLLPAILASPLGVFFGGSISKEGTAALATPGAFADATKELIEELHRSGQLNDFSSPVDPSDEPQSPTPTAPKVAPAVPAPLASRDSQLPAQSTRTLLSDEDRKDLVDGPHAALHARLRNLRRETPQR; from the coding sequence GTGACCTCTCCCGATCAGATTGACAAGCCTTCCTTTCTGGCTCGCAAGACCTTTGGGCAGCCCAACTATTTCTTGTTGGCGCTAGCCGCCGCGTTTCTCATTGCCTTGTTGCCTCGCGGTGCCCGCAGAGCCATCGAAAGCAACACCAACAAGGCCGAAGACTGGCTCCCGCCAAACTATTCGGAATCAATTGACCTGCGCTGGTTTCGCGACCACTTCGTCGGTGAACAGTTTGCCCTTGTAAGCTGGGATGACTGCACGCTGGGCAATACAGAGAAGCTCGACCAACTCGAGCGAAAACTGATCCCCGGCAAGGAAGCACTTGCCCAAGCTGGCCCCGACTCTGATCTGGCCAAACGATCCCGTTGGTATAAACGAGTCATCAGCGGTCCAGCCGTTCTCGAAGAACTTACGACACCGCCAGTAAGTCTAGGCTATGGCGATGCCGTAAAGCGACTCGAGGGTGCCCTTGTGGGACCGGTCAAGCGCGATGCTGAGGGAAATTCCTTAGGCAACGAGAGCCGCACCACCTGTCTGATTGTCTTCCTGAGCGAGGAAGCGACTAAAGACAACAAGACAATGCGTGCCGCGATTGAGAAAATCACCGAGATCGCAACCACCGAGTGTGCCATCTCCGCGGACTCCATCCACATGGGCGGTCCTCCTGTGGACAACATCACGATCGACGTCGAAGGGGAGAGAACCCTTATCCGGCTTGCGTTGCTTGCCGGATTGGTCGGATTCGGACTTTCCTACTGGTGTTTTCGCAGCGTGAAGATCACCAGCATTGTTTTCGCTATTGGGGTTCTCAGCGCTGGAATGAGTTTGGCCGTCGTCTTTTACTTCGGCATCCTGGAAGTGATGGTCACGGGGTCTGATCGGCCACGACTTGGCACCGTCGACGCGATTCTCATGTCGATGCCTGCCGTTGTCTACGTGTTGGGCCTCTCCGGTGCGATCCATATTGTCAACTACTACCGCGATGCCCGCCGCGAGCAAGGGCTCAAAGGCGCAGCCGAATCGGCGGTGCGCCATGGCTGGTGGCCCTGCACGCTGGCGGCGTTCACCACGGCTGTAGGTCTCGGCTCACTGTTTACCAGCGACATTCTCCCCATCAAAAAATTCGGCCTCTTCACTGGCATTTCGGTGTTGGGAACCGTCGTTGTTCTGTTCACCCTGTTGCCAGTATTCCTGCACCGCTTCCCCATCAGCGACGACTTAATCAAGCGTCAATCGGGTGATCACGAACATGGACACCTTCCCGATTGGGCCTTGCGTCTCTTTGGGATTGTCATCGGCCGCAACGTTTGGACTTGCTGCTTTTGGTTGGTTGTGATGGGAATCTTTGCTTTTGGTTTCACTCGGATTGGCACGTCCGTTCAGCTGTTAAAACTGCTCGACCAGGACACTCGCCTAATCCACGATTATGCCTGGTTGGAGAAAAACCTGGGGAATCTCGTCCCCATGGAAGTTGTGCTGACGGTACCTCCAGAAAAAATCCGTACCGCCGAGGAACATGCTGAAGCCGATGGCAAGCAGTATCGTATGACCATGCTCGAGCGACTGGACCTCATGCGAGAGATTCAAAGCCGCATCGAAGAATTCCCCGAGATAAGTCGTGTGATGTCCGTCGCAACTTTCACTCCTGAGAGTACAAATACTGGCATTGGCGGTGCCGACCGAAGTGCCGACTATGCAAAAAACAAGAGCCTCGAGGAACACCGCGAACAACTTCTTTCTGGTGATTATCTCCGCATGGAGCGCGATAAGAAAACCAATGAGGAGACCGGACGCGAACTTTGGCGAGTTAGTGCCCGCGTCGCCGCCCTGGGTGATCAAGATAATGACAATGGTGGCATCGACTACGGCGAGTTTGTTGAAGATCTTAAGGCCGCTGTCGATCCGGTTCTCGTCGCTTATCAACAACGCGACATGATCGTCGAGCAGCTTCACGAACAGGGCAAACAACTCGATGGGTCACAAGTTACGATCCTCTACCGAACCCCACACGGCGATCCCGAACCTACACCAACAGCCCAAGAATCTGTGTTACGAAGCCTGCTGCTGAAGAGTGGTGTGCAGCCCAAGAGTGGCGGCAAAGCTCGTGCCGTTTCGTTCTACAATCTCTCTGAATTCGACGAGCATAAGAATGATGCAGATTATGTCGACCGAGCAATCAAAGCGCTTAGCAACCAGGACGCGCTGATTCTGGTCTCGGCCGGGAGCGATCCGACTGCCAAAAGTTTTGCCAAGCGAGGGCTTCCCCTAATCGACGTTACGGATTTTGATATCGACCTCTCTTCTGCAGCCGTCAATGTTGGCAATGCGGATGAACCGCGCCCAATTCGCTCGGTTTACACGGGAATGGTCCCGCTGGTCTACAAGACCCAGCGACAGCTGTTGATCAGTCTCAATGAAAGTATCATGTGGGCCACCGTGCTGATCGCCGTCGTGATGATGTTCCTGCTCAAGAGCCCGATGGCCGGCCTCATTTCGATGATCCCCAACGTGTTTCCTATCGTCATCATCTTTGGTGCACTTGGTTGGTTGGGAATTAAAGTGGACATCGGCATTATGATGACCGCGAGCGTCGCGCTTGGTGTGGCGGTGGACGATACGATTCACTTCCTCACTTGGTTCCGCCGCGGCATCAAGATCGGTCTTGGCCGTGTCCAGGCAGTAATGCTGGCTTATGACCGTTGTGCGATGGCCATGCTCCAAACGACTCTCATCGGCGGCCTCGGCCTGGCTGTATTTGCCACGAGTACCTTTACACCGACCCAGCAATTTGGCTACCTGATGATCTCCATGCTCGGCGCCGCCTTGGTCGGAGATCTGCTTCTACTGCCAGCGATCTTGGCCAGTCCTCTGGGAGTTTTCTTTGGAGGTAGCATTTCTAAAGAAGGCACTGCTGCTCTCGCTACCCCTGGTGCTTTTGCCGATGCCACCAAAGAACTCATCGAAGAACTGCACCGGAGCGGCCAGCTCAACGATTTTTCCTCGCCCGTCGACCCTTCGGATGAGCCACAATCTCCGACTCCAACTGCTCCCAAAGTCGCGCCTGCCGTACCCGCCCCTCTCGCATCGCGTGACTCGCAGTTACCCGCGCAATCAACCCGCACCCTGCTGAGCGACGAAGACCGCAAAGACCTTGTCGACGGCCCCCACGCTGCCCTCCACGCCCGCCTCCGCAACCTCCGCCGCGAAACTCCCCAACGTTAG
- the ribD gene encoding bifunctional diaminohydroxyphosphoribosylaminopyrimidine deaminase/5-amino-6-(5-phosphoribosylamino)uracil reductase RibD, producing the protein MSKSGDQKYMARALELAEQGRGFVEPNPMVGCVIVREGEIVGEGWHQKFGGPHAEIEALSAAGQAATGADVFVSLEPCCHQGKTPPCTEALIGAKVARVVIGCQDPNPQVAGNGIASLREAGIEVELIADDGSAHRLVAPFAKLMTTGRPWVIAKWAMTLDGKLATHTGDSQWISSEASRAVVHHVRGQVDGIVVGKGTVVQDDPTLTARPSGARIATRIVLDSLATLPMDSRLVKTLDQAPLLLVAREDAPAGRLSSLQSIGVDVLSLAMGDHEDFIGQLLDELGQRQMTNLLVEGGATLLGTLFDLGAIDEVHVFVAPKLIGGQAALTPVAGQGLAEMATALELDEIEVNVLGGDVHIHGYVRPR; encoded by the coding sequence ATGAGCAAGTCCGGCGATCAAAAGTATATGGCACGTGCTCTCGAGTTGGCCGAGCAGGGGCGCGGTTTCGTGGAGCCCAACCCGATGGTGGGCTGTGTGATCGTCCGTGAAGGAGAGATTGTCGGTGAAGGGTGGCATCAAAAGTTCGGGGGACCGCATGCAGAGATTGAAGCTCTAAGTGCCGCAGGTCAAGCCGCAACAGGTGCAGACGTGTTTGTGTCGTTGGAGCCTTGTTGCCATCAGGGAAAAACTCCCCCGTGCACCGAAGCATTGATTGGGGCAAAAGTTGCACGGGTCGTGATCGGGTGCCAGGACCCGAATCCTCAAGTGGCGGGCAATGGAATCGCCAGCCTCCGTGAAGCAGGGATTGAAGTCGAGCTGATTGCAGACGATGGATCGGCTCACAGGTTAGTTGCACCTTTCGCCAAGCTGATGACCACGGGGAGGCCATGGGTGATCGCCAAATGGGCGATGACCCTGGACGGCAAGCTGGCGACGCACACCGGCGACAGCCAGTGGATCTCAAGCGAAGCATCACGAGCGGTGGTGCATCATGTGCGGGGTCAGGTCGATGGAATTGTGGTGGGAAAGGGAACCGTTGTGCAAGACGATCCCACGCTCACCGCGAGACCAAGCGGCGCGCGGATTGCCACCCGGATTGTCCTGGACTCGCTGGCGACGCTACCCATGGATAGCCGTCTTGTAAAGACTCTTGACCAGGCACCCCTGTTGCTTGTAGCCAGGGAGGACGCCCCGGCCGGGCGACTCAGTTCGCTGCAATCTATTGGCGTGGATGTGCTTTCCCTTGCGATGGGGGATCACGAAGATTTCATTGGCCAGTTGCTGGATGAGTTGGGACAACGGCAGATGACAAACCTCTTGGTCGAGGGAGGCGCTACTCTGCTCGGCACTCTCTTTGACTTGGGAGCCATCGACGAGGTACATGTCTTTGTGGCCCCGAAGCTAATTGGTGGCCAAGCGGCATTGACGCCCGTTGCCGGCCAGGGATTGGCAGAGATGGCCACGGCACTCGAATTGGATGAAATCGAGGTAAACGTTCTCGGCGGCGATGTTCATATACATGGCTATGTCAGACCGCGTTGA
- a CDS encoding BBP7 family outer membrane beta-barrel protein produces MMLPSEEQIPEPIAEPLSTPLSAGDFDPNPVDYAEDSFRSFDCRPALLESTGTWLRRGFWYAEADAVIFARTFNANEVILARDFDTIVVGGLKNTLAIDGSSCAEGAPRLSVGRFLFRDHENRDHAMEFTIFGGGNYGQDSQLEGGNLVMPNNIANGNPSFDSAQRMSFDYTTWFNSFELTYNVKQRMQKDRMELEPSGHWVRRAQPSNTNAFLAGVRYFSLDEELNINAFGIPDGNGDGDNETGNYLVQTGNHFIGTELGVSHAYETARWSITGKIKGGMYLNMIHLKSNFDVSGNVTSGSTDLEGDNLSFIGEGSLIGRWHLRPNFSIRTSLEVMQVTGVALAPYQVDFVPSGSPYIGKNGDLFYLGGGFGFESYW; encoded by the coding sequence ATGATGCTACCTTCCGAGGAGCAGATTCCCGAGCCCATTGCGGAACCTCTTTCGACTCCGCTCAGCGCAGGGGATTTTGACCCCAATCCAGTGGACTACGCGGAAGACAGCTTTCGCTCTTTCGACTGCCGCCCTGCCTTGCTGGAAAGCACGGGTACTTGGTTGCGCCGAGGATTCTGGTATGCAGAAGCAGATGCGGTGATTTTCGCGCGTACGTTTAACGCGAACGAAGTCATCCTGGCAAGAGATTTCGACACCATAGTGGTTGGCGGACTCAAGAATACTTTGGCGATCGACGGTTCTTCATGTGCCGAAGGAGCTCCTCGATTGAGTGTTGGCCGTTTCCTGTTTCGCGATCATGAGAATCGCGATCACGCCATGGAGTTTACGATCTTTGGTGGCGGCAACTACGGCCAGGATTCGCAACTTGAGGGCGGCAATCTGGTGATGCCCAATAATATAGCTAACGGGAATCCTAGTTTTGACAGCGCCCAACGCATGAGTTTCGATTATACCACGTGGTTCAATAGCTTCGAGTTAACTTACAACGTCAAGCAAAGAATGCAGAAGGACCGCATGGAACTCGAACCCAGCGGACACTGGGTGCGACGTGCCCAACCTTCCAATACGAATGCTTTCCTGGCTGGTGTACGCTACTTCAGTCTCGATGAAGAATTGAATATCAATGCCTTCGGAATCCCTGATGGCAATGGGGACGGCGACAATGAAACGGGCAATTACCTGGTTCAAACGGGCAATCATTTCATCGGCACGGAACTGGGCGTATCGCATGCGTATGAGACGGCTCGCTGGAGCATTACCGGAAAAATAAAGGGCGGAATGTATTTGAACATGATACACTTGAAGTCAAACTTCGATGTCTCAGGAAACGTGACCTCGGGAAGCACTGATCTCGAAGGGGACAACCTCTCTTTCATTGGCGAAGGATCGCTCATAGGCAGGTGGCACTTGCGGCCCAATTTTTCTATTCGAACGAGTCTCGAAGTCATGCAAGTCACGGGTGTAGCATTGGCGCCCTACCAAGTCGATTTCGTTCCCAGTGGAAGTCCCTACATCGGAAAAAATGGCGACCTCTTCTACCTCGGCGGGGGATTCGGCTTCGAGAGCTACTGGTAA
- a CDS encoding transaldolase family protein, whose product MSQQSLTSLINTGTKLWLDSVDPDLIAENVKLGATGATSNPIIISDLIKTGRYDEQLSALVRDGCSPSDAAWQLNDLVVANAEQVFEPTWQKTGADDGYVSFEVDPLLEDPTAGMPLDDRVAGYVSEGTKWSQGHQNRMIKVPATPAGIRALPELAAKGIPLNVTLIFTMRQYEAARDAIWQGAQNCSSLDTFKSVYSIFISRVDVYTQKHVPELSADAQGQVGILNAKQLWVANQEFWSKHATPLKQEIVFASTGTKNAEDDPWKYVIALAGSDIQTNPPATNEAIAEHDLTFTRTVDKMPPTAIVKEIEQKVDMEKLEETLMQEGIKKFADPQKALLALVAEKAKELV is encoded by the coding sequence ATGTCTCAGCAATCTTTGACCTCACTTATAAATACAGGGACGAAGCTATGGCTTGATTCGGTCGACCCCGATTTGATCGCGGAGAATGTGAAGTTGGGCGCGACCGGGGCGACTTCGAACCCCATTATCATCAGCGATCTGATCAAGACCGGGCGTTATGATGAGCAACTCTCAGCGCTAGTAAGAGACGGATGCTCGCCTAGCGATGCTGCGTGGCAGTTGAATGATTTGGTGGTTGCCAACGCGGAGCAAGTATTCGAGCCCACCTGGCAGAAAACCGGAGCAGACGATGGCTATGTGAGCTTCGAGGTCGATCCGCTGCTGGAAGATCCCACTGCGGGTATGCCTCTGGATGATCGTGTGGCAGGTTACGTTTCTGAGGGTACGAAGTGGTCGCAGGGGCATCAGAATCGGATGATCAAGGTGCCGGCCACACCTGCGGGGATTCGTGCGCTGCCGGAACTGGCGGCAAAGGGGATTCCGCTAAACGTCACACTGATTTTTACTATGCGACAATATGAAGCGGCACGCGATGCCATTTGGCAGGGAGCGCAGAATTGCTCATCGCTCGATACATTCAAAAGTGTGTACAGCATTTTCATTTCCCGCGTTGATGTGTACACCCAGAAGCACGTGCCTGAATTATCTGCCGACGCCCAGGGACAAGTGGGTATTCTGAATGCTAAGCAACTTTGGGTAGCGAATCAGGAGTTCTGGTCGAAGCATGCGACTCCCCTAAAGCAAGAGATTGTGTTCGCCAGCACAGGGACGAAAAACGCCGAGGATGACCCGTGGAAGTATGTGATCGCGTTGGCAGGGAGCGATATCCAAACCAATCCACCTGCTACCAATGAAGCGATCGCTGAGCATGATCTCACGTTCACCCGCACGGTTGACAAGATGCCCCCGACGGCGATCGTGAAGGAAATCGAGCAGAAAGTAGATATGGAAAAACTGGAAGAGACCCTGATGCAGGAAGGCATCAAAAAGTTTGCCGACCCCCAGAAGGCGTTGCTGGCGCTTGTTGCTGAGAAAGCGAAAGAACTTGTTTAA
- a CDS encoding carbon storage regulator, with protein MLVLSRKEAERIRLGDDIVITVVRIGGDKVRIGIEAPKEVLVLRDELEPFEKAPQSVSACVETGLAELQAAG; from the coding sequence ATGCTAGTTTTATCACGCAAAGAAGCCGAGAGAATTCGACTCGGAGACGACATTGTCATCACCGTCGTGCGAATCGGTGGCGACAAAGTCAGAATTGGTATTGAAGCTCCCAAAGAGGTTTTGGTTCTCCGCGACGAACTGGAACCCTTTGAAAAAGCTCCGCAGAGCGTTTCCGCTTGCGTGGAAACTGGACTCGCAGAGCTCCAGGCGGCAGGCTGA
- a CDS encoding SEC-C domain-containing protein yields MAIDPYSPCPCGSGKKLKFCCPDLAADMEKIHRMVAGDQPHAAMKHLDALMQKQPDRASLLDLRANLELSMHEFDAARKTIDHYLAKHPQNPAAHGQKAILIAATEEGTAAIGPLQDALELLDDDMPLHVFEALGSVGHALLLEGELIAGRGHLLLYAGIAPQDDNMAIKLLLRMNLQSGLPLLIRELSNPLDCPDDAPWQGEFDHASRAIGRGQWRIAEEILTSLRDKAGAEPAIVYNLALVRGWLGNIDRFAEGLHEYARIEPNEERAVEAEALAQLIDPNLEDPKLETVRIAYAIADEDALSERFAEEARLEEYPLNPDEFDEDTPRPRNSFILLDKPTPQARPDLQGDEIPRVLGFLSLFGKRTDRGAQLELTTDRDEGLEVTKSLLVDVAGDLLGELLEEEVVAEKSQSEESLSWRWRLPPRTPLDQRNRLVAEERRRAILERWTAAPRAALEGKSPQEAVGNPELRLALLASALIIEQAADDPAELPLFAELREQLELPPLASIDPTQIVDRRFSIVRVPQLEFSKLTLDQLEGFFNRATMLGANLAILLTGGEIVARADETPNIDLARVFQQLVRVDPDVARSQEWIAKARQWAEKNHRSVAEWALLDLELAIERNDSATAQHVLEELRTVHINEPGVAEETYRILYSAGLISPHETSRPTPLAMPASPTRDDAQGGSGLWTPEGESGAAPAVGSGKSAIWTP; encoded by the coding sequence ATGGCTATTGATCCTTATTCTCCGTGTCCGTGTGGTAGTGGTAAGAAACTCAAGTTTTGCTGCCCGGATCTTGCTGCCGACATGGAAAAGATCCATCGCATGGTTGCGGGGGATCAACCTCATGCAGCGATGAAGCATTTAGACGCTCTTATGCAAAAGCAACCGGATCGGGCGTCGCTCTTGGATCTGCGTGCCAATCTCGAACTTTCCATGCATGAGTTCGACGCTGCCCGCAAGACGATTGACCACTACCTTGCCAAGCATCCCCAGAATCCGGCGGCACATGGTCAGAAGGCAATACTCATTGCCGCAACCGAAGAGGGGACGGCAGCCATTGGGCCGTTACAGGACGCGCTGGAATTGCTCGACGACGACATGCCCCTGCATGTGTTTGAAGCACTCGGATCTGTGGGACATGCGCTGTTGTTGGAAGGCGAGCTGATCGCCGGTCGGGGGCATTTGCTCCTCTACGCTGGAATCGCACCTCAAGACGACAACATGGCAATCAAGCTCTTGTTGCGAATGAATCTGCAAAGTGGGTTGCCCCTGTTGATTCGCGAGCTTTCGAACCCGCTGGATTGCCCGGACGATGCACCCTGGCAAGGTGAATTCGATCATGCCTCACGCGCCATCGGTCGCGGGCAATGGCGGATCGCAGAGGAAATCTTGACTTCCCTGCGGGACAAGGCAGGAGCAGAACCGGCGATTGTTTACAATCTTGCCTTGGTGCGAGGCTGGTTGGGCAATATCGATCGTTTTGCTGAAGGCCTGCACGAATACGCGCGAATTGAGCCGAATGAAGAACGAGCGGTCGAGGCCGAAGCTTTGGCTCAACTGATCGATCCGAATCTGGAAGACCCCAAGTTGGAGACGGTACGGATCGCCTATGCGATTGCGGACGAGGATGCATTGTCAGAACGGTTTGCAGAAGAAGCGCGTCTGGAAGAGTATCCCCTCAATCCGGACGAATTCGACGAGGATACACCGAGGCCAAGGAATAGTTTTATCCTGCTCGATAAACCTACACCTCAAGCACGTCCCGATCTCCAGGGGGATGAAATTCCGCGGGTGCTGGGCTTTCTTAGTTTGTTTGGCAAGCGGACAGATCGCGGTGCCCAGTTGGAGTTGACGACCGATCGTGATGAAGGTCTGGAGGTGACCAAATCGTTGCTGGTCGACGTGGCAGGAGATTTGCTCGGTGAACTACTAGAGGAGGAAGTGGTCGCCGAGAAGTCGCAAAGCGAAGAATCGCTGAGTTGGCGGTGGCGACTTCCACCAAGGACACCACTGGATCAGAGGAATCGACTGGTGGCTGAAGAACGCCGGAGAGCGATACTTGAGCGGTGGACGGCGGCACCTCGTGCCGCGTTGGAGGGCAAGAGCCCTCAGGAAGCGGTTGGGAATCCTGAACTGCGGCTTGCGTTGTTAGCCAGCGCGTTGATTATCGAACAGGCCGCCGATGACCCAGCAGAATTGCCGTTGTTCGCCGAATTACGCGAACAACTTGAGTTGCCTCCCTTGGCCAGCATTGACCCGACTCAGATTGTAGATCGTCGGTTTTCCATCGTGCGTGTGCCGCAACTCGAATTTTCCAAACTCACTCTCGATCAACTTGAAGGATTTTTCAATCGGGCGACGATGCTGGGGGCGAATTTGGCCATCCTATTGACCGGGGGCGAAATCGTCGCTCGTGCGGACGAAACGCCCAACATCGATCTGGCGAGGGTATTCCAGCAGTTGGTGCGAGTTGATCCTGATGTTGCGCGATCGCAGGAGTGGATTGCCAAGGCCCGCCAATGGGCTGAGAAGAATCATCGCTCGGTGGCCGAGTGGGCACTGCTGGATTTGGAACTGGCGATTGAACGCAACGACTCGGCGACTGCCCAGCATGTGCTTGAAGAACTGCGGACGGTTCATATCAATGAGCCCGGAGTGGCCGAGGAGACCTATCGGATCTTGTATTCTGCTGGGCTAATCTCGCCACATGAAACCAGCAGACCAACTCCACTTGCCATGCCAGCGAGCCCAACGCGAGATGATGCTCAAGGAGGAAGCGGACTTTGGACTCCGGAAGGTGAGAGCGGAGCAGCTCCAGCAGTTGGCAGTGGTAAATCCGCGATTTGGACACCGTAG